TGCGGTTAGATCATGGCTTGCTGATCTTCCGCTGGACGAACATTCTGTTCGAGCACTCACCCAAATGTACGTCCACCAGGTTCAGTTTGCAGGAGAAGAAAGCATCAGTACTGATCGTCGGTTCGTCATTGAGGAAGAACTAGACCGAGACGAATATCGCCGACACTATCATATCCGTACTATTTACGGACGAAAATTTAATGACGGACTTTCTCGGCTACTCGCGTACCGATGTGCACAGGAGACAACAGCAAATATTTCTGTTGCTGTTGCCGATAACGGATTTACCGTTTCAATGCCGCTTAACCGTAAAGTAGACCTCGTCGAAATCATAGAAAACCTTGATCCAACTTCCGTACGACAACAATTACGAGCGAGTTTAGATGAAACAGATTTGCTTAAGCGTTATTTCCGAATCAATGCAACTCGATCACTTATGATCCTCAAGCGTTACAAGGGGACCGAGAAGTCAGCTAGCCAGCAACAAGTTTCAAGTGAAATGATGCTTTCTTACGCCCAAGATCTTGATGACTTTGCCGTCATTGAAGAAACTTATCGGGAAATCCTAGAAGACAAGCTTGATATAAATGCCATAGAATGGCTCTGCCAGCGCATTCAAGCTGGGGACCTTTCTGTCCACAGCATGACCGTTGATACTCCTACTCCTCGAGCCTTTGGATTAGCAACACTCGCAGCCAGCGATGTCGTACTCGCTGAAGATGAAAGTGCAGTTTTACAAGAGTTCCATCAGCGGGTGTTATCTGAAATTGGTGATGGCGATGAAAATGCTTCGGCAACAAGTAGTCAAGAATCATCGTAGGTCTCAACACTATTTCTTTGGTATTAGTAGGGTGTTGATTGCGTCTGGAACAATTAGTATATCTGCTGCTGTGTCAATTGCTGTGTTGATACTTTCTTCTACTTCCATGTGACATTCTGTGACTACTTGTGGGTGTTCGCTATTCGTAATCGTCACTGTATGCTGTTGCAAGACCTGGGATAAGACAAACGCTCGCTGCGCTCCCGGGTCGTATCCATCCTTCATTTTATTGTACAGCGCCTCAGGTGACTCCGATTTAATAAGCTCCCTGTAAAATCGCTGTTCTCCCGCACCATGTCCAGCCCCGTTTTCAAGTCTCGCCGGAACGATGATCGTTCCGTTCTCTTTGAGTGGGTTTACTGCTCCAAGCGCAATGTATGTTGCCGCTCGACTTGCTTGGTACAGGTTCTTATCTTTTGGGCCATCAATGCCGGCGATAACAGTATCGTATGTCTTCTTGATCGGAACAGCCAGCGCCTCCTGTGCTGTTGATGCTAACTCTTCTAAGACAGCTGTGTGATCTCCAGCACTTACACCAGTTATATTACCTGAACAACGCGTGATATTAACGCAAAAATCAATCCCAATCAGATCTCCGGCTTTGTTGATTGCCTCTCGAAATGGGTTCCCCATAATCCTCCCAAGCCGTATACCATCTCGGTCTAGCATCTTAGGACCGTGTGTATACCTGATAAGCTCCTCACCTCCAGCTCCAATAACCACCGTTTTTGCTCCGCCAGAGAATCCTGCATATTGATGCGGCTCAACGATTCCGGTTGTGATTACAGTGTCGGCTTCGTATATAACAGGATTGACCTCCACGGGTACACCGTCTACTTGTCCAACTGTAACAACATCACTAACATCGTGATTTACCGCTAACTCTGCGTGTGATCCTAATAGTTCATTTAATTCTTGGCTGCTTAATTCCGCGTGTAATCC
This portion of the Salinarchaeum sp. IM2453 genome encodes:
- a CDS encoding lactate racemase domain-containing protein, whose amino-acid sequence is MVQLPLGTESISVNLPNVKIAQPTGNEAVEIQAALVDAISNPHGEKLQKQVSEDDTIAIVTTDRTRSTPTETLVSALIERLNQAGVAKSQITIVVGTGLHAELSSQELNELLGSHAELAVNHDVSDVVTVGQVDGVPVEVNPVIYEADTVITTGIVEPHQYAGFSGGAKTVVIGAGGEELIRYTHGPKMLDRDGIRLGRIMGNPFREAINKAGDLIGIDFCVNITRCSGNITGVSAGDHTAVLEELASTAQEALAVPIKKTYDTVIAGIDGPKDKNLYQASRAATYIALGAVNPLKENGTIIVPARLENGAGHGAGEQRFYRELIKSESPEALYNKMKDGYDPGAQRAFVLSQVLQQHTVTITNSEHPQVVTECHMEVEESINTAIDTAADILIVPDAINTLLIPKK